A single window of Electrophorus electricus isolate fEleEle1 chromosome 16, fEleEle1.pri, whole genome shotgun sequence DNA harbors:
- the gja8b gene encoding gap junction protein alpha 8 paralog b encodes MGDWSFLGNILEEVNEHSTVIGRVWLTVLFIFRILILGTAAEFVWGDEQSDYVCNTQQPGCENVCYDEAFPVSHIRLWVLQIIFVSTPSLVYVGHAVHHAHMEEKRREREEAEPSPPQEAGGEPLPDRRASKETGPKGGKKFRLEGTLLRTYICHIVFKTLFEVGFVVGQFFLYGFRILPLYRCSRWPCPNTVDCFVSRPTEKTVFVVFMLAVACVSLFLNFVEIGHLGLKKFPFVFRKPNRTRAEGPGAAAASIQKPKGYKPLEENKTSSHFFPLTEVVGAAARRQDATKVYDETLPSYVQTTMVGQSAVAGAVRVHEDEVHTGADAEAPDTIEDSRLLSSLSRPSSRARSDDLTV; translated from the coding sequence ATGGGAGACTGGAGTTTCCTGGGTAACATCCTTGAGGAGGTGAACGAGCACTCGACAGTGATCGGCCGGGTGTGGCTGACCGTTCTCTTCATCTTCCGCATCCTGATACTGGGCACGGCGGCCGAGTTTGTGTGGGGCGACGAGCAGTCTGACTACGTGTGCAACACACAGCAGCCGGGCTGCGAAAACGTTTGCTACGACGAGGCCTTCCCCGTCTCGCACATCCGCCTGTGGGTGCTGCAGATCATCTTTGTGTCCACGCCCTCGCTGGTGTACGTCGGCCACGCCGTCCACCACGCGCACATGGAGGAGAAGCGGCGGGAGCGTGAGGAGGCCGAGCCGAGCCCGCCGCAGGAGGCCGGTGGGGAGCCGCTGCCCGACCGGCGTGCCAGCAAGGAGACCGGCCCCAAAGGCGGCAAGAAGTTCCGGCTGGAGGGCACGCTGCTCCGGACCTACATCTGCCACATTGTCTTCAAGACGCTCTTCGAGGTGGGCTTCGTGGTGGGCCAGTTCTTCCTGTACGGCTTCCGCATCCTGCCTCTGTACCGGTGCAGTCGATGGCCCTGCCCCAACACGGTGGACTGCTTCGTCTCCCGGCCCACCGAGAAGACCGTCTTCGTCGTCTTCATGCTGGCCGTGGCCTGCGTCTCGCTCTTCCTCAACTTCGTGGAGATTGGCCACCTGGGCCTGAAGAAGTTCCCCTTCGTCTTCCGCAAGCCGAACCGGACGCGGGCGGAGGGGCCCGGGGCGGCCGCGGCGTCCATCCAGAAGCCCAAGGGCTACAAGCCGCTAGAGGAAAACAAGACCAGCTCACACTTCTTCCCCCTGACCGAGGTGGTCGGCGCAGCGGCGCGGAGGCAGGACGCGACGAAGGTGTATGACGAGACCTTGCCCTCCTATGTCCAGACGACCATGGTGGGGCAGAGCGCAGTTGCCGGCGCTGTGAGGGTCCACGAGGACGAGGTGCACACAGGAGCGGATGCCGAGGCCCCCGACACAATAGAAGACTCGAGGCTCCTCAGCAGCCTAAGCAGACCAAGCAGTCGAGCGAGGTCAGATGACTTGACGGTATAA
- the gja5b gene encoding gap junction protein, alpha 5b, with product MADWSLLGNFLEEVQEHSTSVGKVWLTVLFIFRILVLGTAAESSWGDEQEDFTCDTEQPGCENVCYDRAFPIAHIRFWVLQIVFVSTPSLIYMGHAMHTVRREEKRKQRARDDPGGEGAGDGGGGRSRGGEKYPEEERDCEKEECGEGRVHLRGALLQTYVLSIGIRTLMEVIFVAVQYMIYGVFLQALYVCEGLPCPHPVNCYVSRPTEKNVFIVFMLAVAAVSLFLSMVELYHLAWKQCKRCARDHRARKRQRAATPLAVAAASPEPSKPDRACTPPPDFNECLATTLTPPHPLRTHSRPSCPPFNDCLASHQNSANMATERRRSRDDLGAVDFLKMSFSQQSVDTPNCAPPVLLNNGLLTDKRRFSKSSGTSSRVRPDDLAV from the coding sequence ATGGCTGACTGGAGTTTGCTGGGGAACTTTCTGGAAGAGGTGCAGGAGCATTCCACCTCTGTGGGGAAGGTCTGGCTGACCGTGCTCTTCATCTTCCGCATCCTGGTACTGGGCACGGCGGCCGAGTCATCGTGGGGAGACGAGCAGGAGGACTTCACGTGCGACACGGAGCAGCCGGGTTGCGAGAACGTGTGCTACGACCGTGCCTTCCCCATCGCCCACATCCGCTTCTGGGTGCTGCAGATCGTGTTCGTGTCTACGCCCTCCCTCATCTACATGGGCCACGCCATGCACACGGTGCgcagggaggagaagaggaagcagagagCGAGGGACGACCCGGGCGGGGAGGGCgcgggggatgggggtggggggcggagcaGGGGTGGGGAGAAGTACCCGGAGGAGGAGCGAGACTGCGAGAAGGAGGAATGCGGGGAGGGAAGGGTGCACCTGAGGGGGGCGCTGCTGCAGACCTACGTCCTGAGCATCGGCATCCGCACCCTGATGGAGGTGATCTTCGTGGCGGTGCAGTACATGATCTACGGAGTCTTCCTCCAGGCGCTGTACGTCTGCGAGGGCCTGCCATGCCCGCACCCGGTCAACTGCTACGTCTCGCGGCCGACCGAGAAGAACGTCTTCATCGTGTTCATGCTGGCTGTGGCTGCCGTGTCGCTCTTCCTGAGCATGGTGGAGCTCTACCACCTGGCGTGGAAGCAGTGCAAGAGGTGCGCGAGGGACCACCGGGCCAGGAAGCGGCAAAGGGCTGCCACGCCCTTGGCGGTGGCTGCCGCCTCTCCGGAACCTTCCAAGCCGGACCGGGCCTGCACCCCGCCCCCTGACTTCAACGAGTGCCTGGCGACGACCTTGACGCCGCCCCACCCGCTGCGGACGCATTCCCGCCCCAGTTGCCCGCCGTTTAATGACTGCCTGGCCAGCCATCAGAACTCTGCCAACATGGCGACGGAACGCCGCCGTAGCCGTGACGACTTGGGGGCGGTGGACTTCCTCAAGATGAGCTTCTCGCAGCAGTCTGTGGACACGCCCAACTGCGCTCCGCCCGTGTTGCTAAACAACGGACTGTTAACGGACAAGCGGCGTTTTAGCAAGAGCAGCGGGACCAGTAGCAGAGTGAGGCCTGACGACCTGGCAGTGTAG